caaagcacaTGCTGCCCAGCGGCTTCCGCAAGTTCCTGGTCCACAACGTCAAGGAGCTAGAAGTGCTGCTGATGTGCAACAAGTGAGTTGGGCCCCGCCTCTGGGTTCCGTGTCAGAAACCTGCGTGTGTGAGCAGTTTGGGCAGGACCCTAGACCTGTTAGAATGCACCTGGAGGAGCCGTGTATTCTCAGGAGCTTGGAGaatgcttgttgggaacttaaGAATGTTCTCTTTGCTGAAGAGATGGTGGCGGAGCTGGGGGTGGTTGTCCTGAAAAGTATAGAGACTCAGGACCTGGAAGGAGGAGTAGTGACCTTGCCTACACTGCAGGCCCTGTGATGGTATCCTTTGGCCGTCATTTTCAGAACATTGTGTGGGGAGAAGGGGCGTGAAATTCAGCCTCAGACCTAAGGGCCACACAGGTGTCTAAAGAAGGTTACAGGAGAGGAGTTGCTGCCTGAGgcggagggaggtgggagggtacACAGTTGTAGGGGTGCAAGAGGGCATGGAGGGGTCACAGCATTACTTCCAAGTGTTTTGAGAAAGTCTGACACTTGGTGAGCTCTGCGTGTAAGAGGCTTGGTCCGCTCAGGCCCAGTCTGTAGGGCAGTGGGATGAGAAAAGATTCCCCGTGGGAAGTGGTTCGACACAACTTCAGTCTGGGTTGGAGGCAATGCTGTCTGGTTAGGCAGGGGacaacttttcttcccttcctgttAAACAGAAGCTAAAAACTTGGGTTTTCTAAGAAATTACGTGGAGAGAGGGTGATGAACTAGTGTGTATGTAGGTTCACAAAGATCTTTTACCTATACTAATTGTAGACAcaagtcataaaaataaacaaaaccattaTTCTCACTTTTGGTTGAGTTTCTCTGGGTCAGAAATTTAACCAGGTGTTGAAATGCTGGAAATATCCTTAAGATAAGGATGAGCATAGCAATTGATGGTGGATGCCCAGACCACAGTAAGAAGATTGATTCAGAATTGTGCTAGAAAGATGCAGGGAGACACCTTCTGTGTAGCAAGGGTGACTGCAGTGCGTGTGTTGCTGGTTGCCACACAGATAGTCTTTTTTAATAGTAGCCTGGCAGTTTGTATCAAGAACCATGGAAATACTTTGAATCTGTGGTCAAGTTTAATTCACAATTATCCATTTCTGGGCACTTACCCTTAAATAATTGAAAAGCAGGGGAAAGTATAAGCTGATCATTGCAGCAGTAACTCAGCAATTGGTCATATAATTGGGGAGTGGTGAGGGTTCAAGCACGGGGTGGGAAGTTGTGCATATATTAAAAACTGTTGTCATGGATGGAAAATGCCCGGGTAAAgaggaaagtatttaaaatatgtacagtGTGATTGCGATTATTGAATACACACATGGATGAAGACCTGGGgagtttttgaaaaatgaaaagataaaaagtgTGATACAACTTAAGTCTCCTTGAAAACAAAGATTAGGGGAACATTTCCAGATACTGAGCTTGAGTGGACTCCttcttataaaacagaaaaagttcTTTGGATTTGCTTGTCTTTTGCTGTGAAGCCATTTTCCTCTAGAGTTCTGAAAAGAACTGTGCTTGTTGCCTTAATGTAGTTACTCTTTAGAGTCTTCTCTCTCTGCTGAAATTTCTCTGGGTGGAGTGTCCTCTTAATCCACTGTTGATGGCGTCATAAATCACTTCCTTACTGAAATGTGCTCACTGGGCCAGTTGTCAGGCTGGGCTGTGGTGTGGCTGTGAAGGAACCAATGAGTTAGAACAGGACTTGGCACACGTGCTCAGGAGTGTTGGGTGTTGCCACTCCATGGGTGACTTCAGGCAGTGTTACTTTTCAACTTGAATTTTGTTTGCGGGAAACAAGTAAAATGTTTATGGTCTGGGCCAGGAAGCCCTTGGCTTACTCAGACTTAAATTTTGCTCTTGGTTACTTTACCAGGCTCCCTGAAGCTGCCTTGAGCTGGGCAGATTGGCCCAGGGAACTGAGGGAGAACCTTTGAGCCTGGAGTCTGGGGTTGAGCCATCCTGGCCTTGCGAGTGACTTGGGAATTTTCACTTCCACTTGgtgggccttggtttccttgtctgtaaaaggAAGGTGATACCTGGATTGGAAGGCTGctatgagggttaaatgagaggGTCACTGCCCGGGAAACTTCAGAACCTTGCTGCTGGTACCATGGAGTTAGGGGAGTCGGGGTTTGGGGACATGCAGGTCTTGGTCAGCAGCCCCTTTGCCCAGTGCTGTGGCTCTGGAGAAGTGACCAGAGCCACTGCCTTCCTGGTGGAGCAAATGAGTGAGTACCCATGGACCAATTCTATTCCAGATCTTACTGTGCTGAGATTGCTCACAACGTCTCCTCCAAGAACCGCAAAGCCATCGTGGAGAGAGCAGCCCAGCTGGCCATCAGAGTCACCAACCCCAGCGCCCGGCTGCGCAGTGAAGAGAACGAGTAGCCGGCCTGTGCACGTTGTATTTGTGTTAATAAAACCGTGAAACTCGGCCATCTGGTATTTCCCTCCTTGGTTTTACTCTTCAGTTTCTTTGACAGCTTGTGACAAGAGATTGTTCTTTTGCCTGTTCATGCTCTGGAACTTTCTGTCTGGGAGACTTATAAAGGATTCTTGCCTCTTCATAGGGCACTGGCTTGAGGACCTGAGCAGCCCTGGTCAGCTACAGTTGGGACGAGGGGGAGATGTGATCCTCGGACCAAGGTGGGCTCCGAGATCCCTGATTGAAGGGCCTTGCACCTTGGAGCAGGTGGTGGGTTTTAGCCTCACTTTGTAAACTTAGAAGACAAGTTACGCCATGTGGTTCTTGTGACGATTGTGAAAGTGTGCATTCAAGGATCCAGATGAATCTTTTTCTCCCTTAAATTCTTACTTGATACTAAAAATACTACCCTATTGCTTCTGCCCAAGAACACACAACAGGATGACACAGATCTCTCCACTG
The genomic region above belongs to Camelus bactrianus isolate YW-2024 breed Bactrian camel chromosome 17, ASM4877302v1, whole genome shotgun sequence and contains:
- the RPL32 gene encoding large ribosomal subunit protein eL32 — encoded protein: MAALRPLVKPKIVKKRTKKFIRHQSDRYVKIKRNWRKPRGIDNRVRRRFKGQILMPSIGYGSNKKTKHMLPSGFRKFLVHNVKELEVLLMCNKSYCAEIAHNVSSKNRKAIVERAAQLAIRVTNPSARLRSEENE